The Archocentrus centrarchus isolate MPI-CPG fArcCen1 chromosome 12, fArcCen1, whole genome shotgun sequence nucleotide sequence AATTCAATGACCATTGAATCAAAAACTTCAAATtcagattcatcactccatcagacctgttgccactgattttcagtccagttttcatgtaatttggcatacctcagcctttcctccctgtttcccttccttaagcaTGGCGTCTttacagccgcccttccactgagagcatttctgatgaggcttcagtgaacagtagctgaACCAGCTGAAGGTACaggtgcatctctcaggtcctgtgtcagctatttactgtgtttttttccctaTCTCATAagcacatgactttcagatactgtttataTGCTGTAGACAGTTTTTCAGGCCTTCCACTACTTCTTttctcctccacttgtccagtgtttttaaggacacactacaCGCAGTGCTGATATATGCCAAGTTTTGAGCTAATAGCTCTTGGGGAATCACTTCATTGGTGCAAttatattttatgcctgtcagatGGTGTCAAACTATCTTTTgagacaggctgctagtaacaaagtgcctaaaggtacaatttaaaatagttCTTGGTGAGTTATCTGTTAAGTCTACCCACAGATGACGCTGATTCATCTCttaagttaggtgcctttttatgcttgaataagTTATGTATCAGTTTGATCAGTGGcttaacaaaacaaataaccctatctgtatttttatttgtgacTTCCATAGACACCCTGACCaaccttaaattaaaaaaagaggcatctggtttttttgttttttgtttttttttttttttgcagaaggGCTAAGGTGACATATTGTGGTGGCTCTTTGGTTGTAGCCTGTAATGAACCCCAGCATTTCTCAGTCGCTTGTGGCTTTTTCCAGTAAGTCCAGACCACATGAATAGATAGACGAGCAGTGAGATGCATTGATGGGAATTGTGGGTagataatgtttaaaaaaaaaataacggaGAGAAGATGGGACTGAGATGAGCGCCACACACAGAACACATACTCTTGTGGTGTCAGCACCCACACCTGTTTTGGGtctattaatgtgtgtgtgtgtgtgtgtgtgtgtgtgtgtgtgtgtgtgtgtgtgtgtgtgtgtgtgtgtgtgtgtgtgtgtgtgtgtgtgtgtgtgtgtgtgtgtctgcaaaaaATTTGGCATGATTCATACAATCATATGCAAGATTAGGAAGTTTAAAGCATCTTTGTACCCCATAtactttgtgtctctgtttctgGCATCTGTTGTGAATAAAGCAGTTATTTTgtcagtgtctgtgtgtacatCTGCGTGTGTTTGAGTATTTGCATGTGGATATAGCAGCCCTTTGCTGTATTCACACCCAtatgtagaatttttttttcccgtgTGGAACCAGAGTGAGTCCTTGACAGTGGAGCTAGTTTTCTGCGGCTGGGATTTGAGCCCCTGTCAGCTCTTCATAAAGCCAGCCGATGAAGAGAAAACAGGTTGCTGGAAGCTGCAGGGTGGAAACGGATGACCTGATGCGGGTGtagcagcagagaaaaagaagaagggaaGAGTGTGGAATGTGCTCCTCAGACACGCTCTTGTGTATGCGTGTACAATATGTGCACATGTGTGAGTGTCTCATGTGGCACAGGCCTTTGAAGCCTGTAGGGGGGGTTAAGAGGAATGAGGGTGCAGTGGCAGGGTGGAGGAGGATGTATGGCCCCTTTGCAGGTTGGTTGTGACCCCCTCAGGGTCAGAGTGCACCCAGGAGACAAGGGGGAAGATGCCTCTTTTGAAGAGGTGATTTATCATGGCCACCTGGAGTAACTTATCTGCCTTTTTTCTCATGTCCTCCTCTCTACCCATGACGAACAGTTAACAGTCTGTGTGATGGTCACAGCTCGCAGATTAAATGCCTGTTGTCTAGTCTGTGAAGTCTGCTACTGTTATACAACTGTGTTAATTGGAACACTTATTTTTCTAGACATGAAACCTCCTTCAACATTTGTCAACAAGTCTTATCttattttttaccatttttttttttttaaccatcaccAGTCAAAAACTTTATCCAGCGATGGTGTGAGGCTGTAAACTGTAGGCAACAAATCAGACTGAACTGACTGGACTTAAAACAGTAGGTCAGGGTTGATCCCACCTTTTAGACCTTTGGTTAGAACAAGGAAAAATGGCTTAACAAAGAGAAGTACTTCTTCCATGACAGTTGGTAAAGATAGGCAAACAGGCAGAATAAgtaaagttaattaaaaaagcatctttcaaaacacacacacacacacacacaaaaaagctaACAACATTATATCATGTGGGAATTTCCATGATTTTTCCACGGCAGCTCCTGTTTGTCATTACTAACGTCATATGAATGTTACAGAGGTCACAGTCATGGTTCGCCTAGCACCATGAAAAAAGGAGGGAGGATGTGTCACAAACAAGACTGATAATGGTCAGTCACAGCCTTCAGAAATGAACAGAAATGAGAAACACAGTCATAAAGGCTGCAGATAAACTGCCGTCAATAATGCAGACATGTCTGGGAGAGTTAAATCCAGTGCGGAAGTGCCcacatgtacagtacagtgCCACTGACGGTGATGAGCTGTGACTGTAGGTTCTCCAGCTGGAGTAATTCACCATAATTACACTTCACTTGCTcagaggatgtgtgtgtgtgtaatattgtGTCAGAGAGAGGAGCTGCCTGTGGAATGTGTGAGGGATGCAGATCAGGTTTCTGGGTGACCTTCAGTGTGCTACGCCGCTGACAAAGCAAGTTTGTGTGCGGgtacacgcgtgtgtgtgtaagcttGTGTTTCTAAGACAAGAGTAaataagaaagagaaaatgaaaggtGTGCAGTTATATATGTGCACACATGTGAGCCAGTGCACTAGCATGGTGTTTTAGTCATTTAATGAGTCGATCTTTAATCTCATTTCCAAATATTATAAGTTATAGAACATAGAATATTGGTAGAATTTGATGTTACTCCCTTGCAAAAATATGTTTCATACAGAAATTAGACAATGATGAGTAAATAAAAATCCCGCATCCTCCAGAGTCTACAGGTGGGATGGTGTAAGCCTGGAAACAGCAGGCAGTGATGCAGGGCGGTATTGGCAATGAGATGTAAGAGCAAGACATGAGAAATTCTGCAGCTTAATTACACCACCAAATTGGGAGAATGTGTTTGGCATCATACAGTATGAAGAAGTGCAGTTTGAGCTGACTGAGCTGCTTCTTATACAGATTTCATATTTTGGTTattttcctgtctttgtgtgGCCTTTCAGAGTGTAATACTAATggcccctgtttttttttaacatcatagATCCTGTTAAATAGTCTGCTGAACACCAATGACTGCAGTAAAATTGCTCATATACTATGTACAACAAGCTGTAAACCTTATTGGACAAATGGCTTCATGTCAAACAATATATGTAATCAAACTAGTTATAGACAGAAATAATTTTGATATGAGTCTGTTTGTACCCAAAATGAATTGTTCAGAGAGTAAGTAACCAGGTCATGTTTGTGAAttagaactggttctcaaacattttacctggtaaactaaaggtttaaaaaaaaattttttttttaaatctgctgcTGCATGTAATGCTAATTTTACAGTGAGTCTTGGTACAAACTGAATCTTGTTTAACAAAAGATGAAGTGAATTAGAGCTCTTTGAGACAGAAAGTGCCTTACAGATTCATGAAACATTCCAGTCTTGTGCTcttgttttaaatatttgcacAACAGATGTGGTAGAGAAACCAAGGGTCCTACGAGGGAGGATCTGAACAGCTCAACAAGCTTCCCCTCGGACAGAAACAGCAACACAACTTGAAAGAACACACTTAAAGAATAGTCACTGTGTTTGTACTGCAATCTGATTTAGCCTTTTCATCGCATACTCCTCAGGAGGATTACTCATGTTCCACTTTTCATGCCCATTTGGCTTTCTGGCTGTTGTGAGCCATAGAGCTTGTTAAACCTATCAAGGGGAAGCTTTGCTTGGATTTGACTGACACGAGGACCTAACTTAGAAATGTGCATGCTTGATGTCTGGAAAAGTCTTGgcttaataaaaatgaagatatCATGTGAagttaatatatttaatgtataataaataactttttgTAGCAGAAGAAAAAGTGTGACGACAAAGTGAAAATGAGACAGACGGTGAGAGAAAAACATCCATCGAGTGTGGCACAGCGTTCTTCCGCTCTTTGACCACAGTGGTCTTTGGGGATTATCTGCTGTCATGACTGGTTTGATTCTCCACTGAAAGACTGGATGCAGCTTCAGCTACTTTGTAGTAAGACTAAAAACAACAAGCAATTTCAGCCTGTTAACACTGGGAACTTTTACTGTTATCAAATCATTTCGTCTTTACTGACTTTGAGTGAGTGATGGCGAGATCTGTGAGTGAAAGCAAATGAGGGACTTTGACTCAGGAGATTTCACAGAAGCTCTGCTGGAGAAGAGAGGACATGTTACTGTGGAATCCAATATAGGCCATCCATTCAGTTAAACACCAAAATCCAAAgtgtaattaaataaatgttggTTTATTTGAATGATTACTCTCATATACAGTAGATGAGAGAAAAAGACTGCTGGATGAGCTCCACTGACATATGAGCACAGAGAGAGCTCGACACACTGCACTGTAAATGAATTCAATCATCTCAATAAAGAAACCCGCCCTTGGTTTCAAGGAGAGAAATAAAACAGGCAGACATTTTCAGCTCTAACTCTGTCATTTCCCTACGCATATCTACAACTTAACATGCACAGTACACACATAGCGAAATATAGCCACAGttttaaaagtacaaaaatatgTGTCTTCGACTGCAGAGGCAAAGCAGGGGACAGACGGGAGAGACATTTTCTCTGGGTGTAGCAGTGGATTCATGAACTCACCACACACTAGGACAGCAGAAGGGTTTGTTTTGCAATCTTTGAGCTTTAAAATTAGCTGCACAAGCTGATGAATGACCTCTTTTTAGTTTCAGAGAGACATGAGGGGTACTTCCCAAAGTCTGACCTGCATAGGCCCATCGgctcagtgtcctcctcagtcatgctggttacatagttgctgcagaagCGCTAAACTACTGTGAACCAAATAAGTAAACTGAGCTCGCACTGCAATAACTTAACGGCAATACGggtgtttacatttttcattaccAAACTGTGTGAAttagtgcgacttatagtcaaAGTGTGTAATTCCTTCAAAGCAGATTCTAACTAAAGTAGGCCTAAGCATCACCATATTAACAGGGACAGTCTGGCAGAGAACTGTAGCACCACACGACTTTGATATACTTGCTGCTTGATTGTTTGAGTGGAGAAAGGAGCAGGGAGGATGGCTCACCCTGAAAGGCTCCACCCTGAGgttctctaagatgctctttttatacccagtcatgttactgacctgttgccaattaacctaactggTTACAAAATGTTCTCCACCTCTTTGTAGTACCACTTCGTTTTTCAACTAAAGTTTTCTGTCTCTTGTGTCTTCACTGTGCAGCCAATATGTTGGACACCATGCTACTGAAGAACGGGTGGAAGGGGGGATCGGAGCGAAGggtggaggagagcagcagcacagccacAGTCTTAGCTCAGAACatgctttggtgccactgctaCCACCACTGCCCCGAAGACTCAGTCAACAACACTTGCATGTACGCTGAACTACACATACTTGCATGTTCACAAACAGACTATTAACAAACACTGTATTGAGCTCATTAAAAGGCAACACAAACATTTATTCAGTGTAATTAGCCAAAAGACTCATAATTATGTGATCAGATTAGAAGCACAGAAACACTTTAACTGAGCTCCATTCTTCTGAAACGCCTAAAGCCTCTTGAGGCACAACTTATTATTACTGGCattattttctccatttttttaaatagattagAGATTATTACTTAGGGGTACAAGGTCTATGTGTGCCAAGATGCAGTTATGTAAAATATGAGGATATGAATATATCTTTGCTACCTATTTCTTATCTATCCTGCTATCTTCTTGGTTTACATCATTATTACTTCatctgtaccttttttttttttcttttgcataaatatgtttagCATGTAGCCTAAAATATGTCATAAAGCAAGTCGACAACTTATAAAAGATTGCAGTAATTCAAACTGCTTTTTGTGCAACTCCAAACATAGTTACATTACGATAGGAACAAGAgaattttttatgctttttaaattgatttattgaaaaaaaaaaaaatccaacatttaCACCTGACACAAGGCACGTCtaacacatacagtaccagccaaaagtttggacacactcacccatttatatgaatgggtgagtgtgtccaaacttttggctggtactgtatgtttctGAATTTTTaccatttcaaacattttaaacttACCTCCCCGGTGGTCGAGGagcaaaaataactgaaaaggaccttaaaataattaagTCTTTTTGTGTGGATACTGGAAATCTGGATACTTGTATGTAATGGTGATGTGatggtttgtgtgtatttttgtaggACTGATGGTTACTGCTTCACtatggtggaggaggaggagggcggtATTGCTGTGCTCACTGCAGGTTGTCTGGGGATGGCTGGCTCTGAGTTTCAGTGCAGAGTAAGTCTGCTGTATGTGAGTTTGTATGTCTGTaagttttgggggttttttttgtattccttgaaatgtttttaagtctttaaaaacTTTCCTTGACTCACCGTAACTGTTTATGACACCCATTCAAATAAGAATTGTCCAGCCCACTCTGTTTACTGTATATGCAGTGAAACAGCCTTTGGCATATTATGAAATGTTAACTGTTAACATGCACGGCTCTGACATTTTGTTTGTGCACGTGAAAGGACACGTGGAACGCACGGTCGAGGAAAGCCCTCGAGTGTTGCACAGATCAACACTTCTGCAACAGAGACTTGCATCCTACTCTTCCTCCACTTATGACATCAAGTAAGACTCattcacacagtttttttttaacagaatgaAATCCTGCCCCACTTTAAAGCATGAGTGGCTTTCAAAACTGGCTCTTTTAGGCCACGCTGGGTTGGTGATGGGTAGTGACAGTTTAAGCTGTTACAAACCACAGTGTGGTGCTGCAGTGAAGTGGCAcatgcagagagagagggagagggagagagagtgagatgaAACGGAGCCTGCAGATTTGGCTTGTTCTCTCACCCTCTAATGAAAAGGACAGCCTCTCCCCAGGGCCTGCTTGAGTTTCTTGCCTCAGGACGGATGTGAGATATCTGTCCATCTGTCATGCCCAACccgctaacacacacacacacacacacacacacctacacatacacatacacacacactctttctccctctgtcaAATACACTTACCTATATGTTTCTATACAtacaaaatgtcattttgacCTTCGTGTAATTTGTGACAAACTGATTTGTCGAGTTAGTGGGAgagaaatgttttgttgttgccGTTTTGTTATTTAACTCTTCATTCGTAGTTTGTGGTTCATCTCTGTTAGTTTTAATAACAAGACAAAATTCTGACTGTGATCTGAGGAtaggaaaacataaaaaaaaaaaaaaagctgcaaccaccaagtGAAACATTGGCACAAGAAACCAGCACAGCACTGCAGTTGAGTTCATATGCAGTGACCTTATAAAAGGGGCTTCTGtcgtgcagttttttttttttgttttttttttccactagttcTTATTGTGTGTTGTTCTCTCGGACATCATAAAGTGTCTCCACTGTTCTGGcatttgtgtttctgcatgTCTGATTGACAGCACCAGTGCAGAAAGGCTAGAGCCCCAGAGCTGCTTCAGGCCTCTGGGGTTTCTGTAGCTGTCCGTGTGACATCTGATATGTGAGATTCAGGAGCGGGATGTGATCGATAACGCACGAGGAAAAGGGGGTGCAGGGCAGAAACAGAGAGATGGAAGGGGAAAAAGCTCGTCTCTGCCAATGAATATTAGAGAGATTTGAAATGACGCCCATGAACAACTGACTGTCACCACCATTTATCAGTAGTTGTTTTATTGACTTTTCCGTCTTGCTCAGACCTggattcatgtttatttatgtttaagaATGGccaaaataataagaaaaactcTAACTTACACATcattatatttttagattacgTGGACCGCAGTACCCAGTACATGGCTCTCTTAATTTCAGTAACAGTTTGCAGCATCATCCTCGGAATCATCCTTGTATTTTGCTACCTGAGGTAAGAGGCTTGTCTCATGCACATTTAAACAATTTCACACCTCCTGAAGCTTACTCAGCAAACATTCTGTGCCAGATATAAACGGCAGGAGTCGCGGCCACGCTACAGTATCGATCTAGAGCAGGACGAGACCTACATCCCCCCTGGGGAGTCTCTGAAGGACTTGATAGAGCATTCCCGAAGTGTAGGCTCTGGCTCTGGGTCAGGACTCCCTCTACTGGTACGAAAAAATCTCTACACACGTGCTTCACCTCAAGCTGAGTTCatttaactgtgattaaaaaaatcaaaatgattttcagtgcagtaaaaTGTATGAATTACATCAACTGTTCACTCATATAAAATTCCCTCAAAAACGAGATCAAATAAAagaaagtttatatatatatatatatatatatatatatatatatatatatatatatatatatatatatatatatttaaaatgtaaaaaaccaaaaaaagtgaTGTCAAAGAGGCTGTGCATTATAAAGcagagtttttgtttctttgttttatttttacaacaaTTTGTTTCCAGGTGCAGCGCACCATCGCCAAGCAGATTCAGATGGTTAAGCAAATTGGAAAAGGGCGCTATGGAGAAGTCTGGATGGGcaagtggagaggagagagagtggCTGTCAAAGTCTTCTTCaccacagaggaagaaagctggTTCAGAGAGACGGAAATCTATCAAACCTTCCTGATGAGACATGACAACATACTGGGTAAGGCCACAAAAACTGAGTGTGAAAGAGTGAATGCACTATGTTAACTATGAGCGCTGGTTGCAGTCAGCACAATTAAGGGTTTTCTCTtggttttttgctattttataggttttctttttggtttttttaggtTAATAAGCTTTTGATTTATATGTTAATGTTAAGAACAGTTATTCAgctaaaacaaaagatttaaaactaaaaagaaatgcTCCTTTGGGCTCATTTTGCTCTGCACCCACAGCATGACTTTAAAGGCAGTAACTCAGGACGCATTGTTAAGTGTAGAAATTAAAGTATGCTTCAAGTCGTTCTGATGAGCCAGACATAATTTACAAAGACACAATATGATATGAATCATGTTGAATCAAATGCTCATACAGATGCACAGGGAGATATAGTGATGCATTTGGTTTTACACGTGAAAACTCCAGCTCCGCATCTGCATCAAGCATGCATATTGGATTCTAATGTTCAGTGGCTGAGTAGAAGTTGGCGAAATGTCCCCAAAAGTGAATGAAATCATGTGTGTTGAtttctgtgtgtatattttaatCCTGTCGCGCCCGCTGTCTAATCCCCAGGATTCATAGCAGCTGACATCAAAGGAACCGGCTCGTGGACTCAGCTATACCTAATAACAGACTACCATGAAAATGGATCTTTATATGACTACCTCAAGTCCAACACCTTAGACGTCAAGGCTCTGCTGAAACTGGCATATTCCTCCATATCAGGCCTTTGTCATCTGCACACTGAGATTTACGGCACACAAGGCAAACCGGCCATTGCGCACAGAGACCTGAAGAGTAAAAACATCCTGGTTAAAAAGAACGCCTCCTGCTGCATTGCAGACCTCGGCCTGGCCGTCAAGTTCAATAGGTACGCAAGAAATTTTGAGTCTTTTGAACCTTTATTTTAATTAAGAAGAATCCTGGATGATGCAGAAAATCCAGTGACTCATTCCTGCTTTTCCTCCCTGTCTCAGTGACACCAATGAAGTAGATATCCCTCCTAACCTGCGTGTTGGTACAAAGCGCTACATGCCGCCCGAAGTACTGGATGAGACACTCAACAGGAGCCACTTCCAGTCTTTTATAACCGCTGACATGTATAGTTTTGGCCTTATTCTCTGGGAGATGGCCCGGCGATGCATCTCTGGAGGTCAGGAAActgtttattttaactttaagtgtcttaatgttttattaattcTTAATGACAGACATTTTCATTACTTACAACTGCAGGCATTGTGGAGGAGCATCAGCTGCCCTATTATGACCTCGTCCCCTCT carries:
- the bmpr1bb gene encoding bone morphogenetic protein receptor, type IBb, coding for MMVVWLPQEWAWQAVLLVTGLASLSRGSDANMLDTMLLKNGWKGGSERRVEESSSTATVLAQNMLWCHCYHHCPEDSVNNTCMTDGYCFTMVEEEEGGIAVLTAGCLGMAGSEFQCRDTWNARSRKALECCTDQHFCNRDLHPTLPPLMTSNYVDRSTQYMALLISVTVCSIILGIILVFCYLRYKRQESRPRYSIDLEQDETYIPPGESLKDLIEHSRSVGSGSGSGLPLLVQRTIAKQIQMVKQIGKGRYGEVWMGKWRGERVAVKVFFTTEEESWFRETEIYQTFLMRHDNILGFIAADIKGTGSWTQLYLITDYHENGSLYDYLKSNTLDVKALLKLAYSSISGLCHLHTEIYGTQGKPAIAHRDLKSKNILVKKNASCCIADLGLAVKFNSDTNEVDIPPNLRVGTKRYMPPEVLDETLNRSHFQSFITADMYSFGLILWEMARRCISGGIVEEHQLPYYDLVPSDPSYEDMREVVCIKKQRPSFANRWSSDECLRQMGKLMSECWAHNPTCRLTALRVKKTLAKMLASQDIKL